A stretch of Bradyrhizobium sp. AZCC 2262 DNA encodes these proteins:
- a CDS encoding transporter substrate-binding domain-containing protein, with the protein MMVSSTAPSSDTWRVGVLFSRVGLTAVTETEHFLGTALAIQEINQAGGILGREIEVVAYDPQSDPETYRRLADRMLTDDGISVVFGCSSSAERKAVLPAIERRNGLLWYPSLYEGFEYSPNVIYTGASPNQNSFPLAEYIVRNHGRRVFLVGSDYIYPRESNRIMRDLVESYGGKIVDEVYVPMAATEARLREIVVRAKDLAPDVIFSTVVGRSAQIFYRLYREAGLDPAAMPIASLTMAEGEVREIGAALCEGHITAATYFGSLQGPTNRRFADSFKSEFGADRPISMWSAGAYAQVHLFALALARAGTLDTQRLVEAALGLSFEAPEGQIQIDPDNSHTWLTPRIGRVRSDGGFDVVWEAKAAVKPDPYLAVSPLGGRWIGEEASVA; encoded by the coding sequence ATGATGGTCAGCAGTACAGCACCTTCGTCAGACACGTGGAGGGTGGGTGTCCTATTCTCCCGCGTGGGGCTGACGGCTGTCACTGAGACCGAGCACTTCCTGGGCACGGCGCTCGCGATTCAGGAAATCAATCAAGCCGGCGGAATCCTCGGGCGCGAGATCGAGGTGGTCGCCTACGATCCTCAATCCGATCCGGAGACCTATCGCAGGCTGGCCGACCGGATGTTGACCGATGACGGCATTTCGGTGGTGTTCGGCTGCAGCTCTTCGGCCGAACGCAAGGCCGTGTTGCCGGCGATCGAACGCCGCAACGGACTATTGTGGTATCCATCCCTCTACGAGGGCTTCGAGTATTCCCCCAACGTGATCTATACGGGTGCTTCGCCGAACCAGAACAGTTTTCCGCTCGCCGAATATATCGTCCGCAACCATGGGCGCCGCGTGTTCCTGGTCGGCTCCGATTACATCTATCCGCGGGAGTCGAACCGCATCATGCGTGATCTCGTCGAGTCCTATGGCGGCAAGATCGTTGACGAGGTCTACGTGCCCATGGCTGCGACGGAGGCGCGCCTGCGTGAGATCGTGGTGCGGGCAAAGGATCTGGCGCCCGACGTGATCTTCTCCACCGTGGTCGGACGTTCGGCCCAGATCTTTTATCGGCTCTATCGGGAGGCCGGTCTCGATCCGGCAGCGATGCCGATCGCCAGCCTCACCATGGCGGAAGGCGAGGTGCGCGAGATCGGTGCAGCGCTATGCGAGGGACATATCACGGCGGCGACCTATTTCGGGTCGTTGCAGGGGCCGACCAATCGCCGTTTCGCGGACAGCTTCAAAAGCGAATTCGGTGCGGACCGGCCGATCAGCATGTGGAGCGCCGGCGCCTATGCTCAGGTCCACTTGTTCGCGCTTGCGCTTGCGCGCGCCGGAACGCTCGACACGCAACGGCTGGTCGAGGCGGCGCTCGGCCTGTCATTCGAGGCGCCGGAAGGTCAAATCCAGATCGATCCCGATAACAGCCACACCTGGCTAACGCCGCGTATCGGACGGGTTCGTAGTGACGGCGGTTTCGACGTGGTCTGGGAAGCGAAGGCGGCAGTAAAGCCCGATCCCTATCTGGCGGTGTCGCC
- a CDS encoding tyrosine-type recombinase/integrase encodes MRFVVNRTHDGQPLAGKIRSAWEGILEDAGLGDDVVRHSLRHTAATWMMQEGTDRWQAAGWLGMTLEQLENGYGHHHPLRAEPSVSARGMILNCLAGPIDCAFHCAVNR; translated from the coding sequence ATCCGTTTCGTCGTCAATCGGACGCATGACGGCCAGCCGCTTGCGGGCAAGATCAGGTCAGCTTGGGAAGGAATTTTGGAGGATGCCGGGCTTGGTGATGACGTTGTGCGGCATTCGCTGCGGCACACGGCCGCGACATGGATGATGCAGGAAGGAACTGACCGCTGGCAGGCCGCAGGCTGGCTCGGCATGACGCTCGAGCAGTTGGAAAACGGCTACGGCCACCATCACCCGCTTCGAGCCGAGCCTTCCGTTTCGGCCAGAGGGATGATCCTCAACTGCCTTGCTGGACCAATTGATTGCGCATTTCATTGCGCCGTAAACCGATGA